Genomic DNA from Peribacillus sp. FSL H8-0477:
GTAGATTAAATACAGCTGTTTTCTATCAATATCATATTGGTCTAAGTAATCTCGCATGAGTTTTTCCGCAACTTTGCTCATATTCCCACGATATTTTTTAGTTGAAACAAGCTTTCCTTCTTTTAATTCGATGCAGGGCTTCACTTTTAACAAGGATCCTCCAATATAAGCTACGTTACTTACCCGTCCACCTGCTCTTAGAAAGTCTAAGCTGCCTGGAATGAAAGCAAACTTTGTTTTTGGAACCACGGATTCAATTTTTTCTATTAAGTTCACATGACTAATGGTAGGTTCTTCCTCAAGCATAGTTACTGCATACATGACGATTGCAGCTAATCCACCTGTGACGTTTAGCGTATCAATTAGGAAAAGATCTTCAAAATCTTTCGAGGCAATTAACGCACTTTGAAAGGAAGAAGATGCTTTTGACGTATATCCAATATGAATAATGATACTATCAGGAAACTTCACTCTAATTTTCGTAAATAACTCATGATACTCATATACATTTGTCGCTGTTGTGGATGGTATTTTTTTGGTACGACTATAATAATCAAAAACTTCCTCTACAGATAACTGCCCATCTAAATAATCTTTGTTATCCATGATGACGTGCATCGGCACTACTTGTATTTGATGTTTTTCAACCAGGTCTTCCGGTAAATCCGCTCCACTCTCTGTCGATAAAATAATCCTTCTCATTAGACATTCCTTTCAACTAACGCAGCCATTCCTGCGTACTTATTTATTTTAGTTATCCTAAACATACACCAAAAGGGTAAATTATCCAGTAAAATAATCAGAAAATTTACCTGAATAAAGAAAGATCCGCATTCGTTAAAGGTTTTCAAATCCTTTATCATCCTAAATATACACATATCTCTTCTTCCTCTAAAGAATTAACGATCATCTTTTTATCTACTACCGTTAAAAAATCAAACCAAGACCTACATTTTTTTGTTTCAAAAACGAGTTCTCTTGCTTCTCCTATGGTTCATTTCTTC
This window encodes:
- a CDS encoding DegV family protein, producing the protein MRRIILSTESGADLPEDLVEKHQIQVVPMHVIMDNKDYLDGQLSVEEVFDYYSRTKKIPSTTATNVYEYHELFTKIRVKFPDSIIIHIGYTSKASSSFQSALIASKDFEDLFLIDTLNVTGGLAAIVMYAVTMLEEEPTISHVNLIEKIESVVPKTKFAFIPGSLDFLRAGGRVSNVAYIGGSLLKVKPCIELKEGKLVSTKKYRGNMSKVAEKLMRDYLDQYDIDRKQLYLIYSIGLDESIKRRVDEITKETGFENVTWMQAGAMISTHAGPGGFGIAGLENSK